The window CAAGTCGGTTTCCGTGTCCTTGGCGAAGAGGTCCCTCAGCTTTCTGAGGCTTTCCATGCTTCCGGTGGCGAACACGCGATCTCCAGCGAAAAGATGGGTGTTCGGCCCGATCGATGGCAGGTAGTGGCCTTGCCGCTCGATTCCCACGATGGTGGCCCCGGTGCGTTCGCGGATTTCCAGGTCGGCCAAGGAGCGCCCGGAGATGCCGGACGAACTGAGCAAGGTTTCCTCCAGTTGGATGCCCCATTCGCGCCGCGCCTTGTCGAGAGCCAGCTCCTCCTCTTCCGAGGAGTTGTTGGTGGTGACGGTTTGCGTGATGGAGTAGGTCGCCTGGCTGTGCAGAAAGACCATCCGGCGCCAGCCCACGGCGATCAGGATCAGTACGCAGAGCAAGGTCGCCGCCAAGCCGTAAGGGCCGATCCAGCTGAAGGGGATCAGGTTGATCAGCCAAAGGGCGAGAAACGAAAGCCCCAGGCCGCGCAGCAGGAGGATGATGGCGCGCTTGGCCGGCGATCCGTGAGGGAGTTGTTGCGTCAGAGCGTCGCCGACGAGCAAGGACATGGCGTTCAGATTGCGAGCGAGCGCGATGGTGGGAGTCAAGGCCAGCGCCGCCACCACGATCCAGTAGGAAATCCGATAGGCGCCACGCTCGAGCAGCTCCATGGTGGGCGGATACTTGGCGAGCTGCGCGTAGATGGGCGAGGAAAACGCCAGGATGGCGGAAACAAAAAGGAGCTCGGCCACGATCTGGGGGATGCGCGGCTTGAGCAGCCTGAGTAGGATGCTGCTCTTCTGGCGTTTTGAGAAGCCTGTCCAGATCTTGCGGTAGGCGCTGAGCCCGAAGCCGATCCACTTGAGACGCCCGGGATTGAGGGCATTGGCGATGCCGTCGTTTCGCTGGATGATCCAAGGCGAGAGAATGGCGGTGACGAAGGCGATGCCCACTGCAGCGGCCTGAAATCTCGGTTCGAGCACGCCGGCGGCCACGCCGAGGTTCGCGATCACGAAGGAGAACTCGCCGATAGGGGAGAGGCTCAGGCCGGCCCGCGTCGCGTCTACCGGCTCTTCGCAGGTCAACAGGAGACCAAGCGTCGCGGCCAAGGGCCGCAGCGCCAGGGCCAGAGCGGAACCGACCGCGATCAGCAGGGCGGCGTCGCCGAAAAGCGAGATGTCGATGCTCATGCCGATTGCGACGAAGAAAACCGCGGCGAAAAGGTCCTTGAGCCCGGAAAACGAGCCGCTGATCTGGCGACTCTGCTTCGACTCGGCGACCAGCACGCCGCAGAGGAAGGAACCAAGCGCCAGGCTGTATCCGGAAAGCAAGGTCAGCAGCGCCATGGCGAACAGCACGGCGCAGACGAATAGAGTCTGCAGCTCCTCCTTGTCGCTTCGCATCCTGCTGATGCGCTTCAAGGTTCGAGGCACGAAGATGATGCCCGGCAGCAGCAGCAAGGTTATGAAGCCGATCAGCATGCCGACTTGGGTGGCGAGCTTCAGGCTGCTCGAGGCCGACTCCACGTCCATGGCGGCGTAGGAGCCGAGAATGGTAAGCAGTACGATGGCCACGATGTCTTCGCAAAGCGTGATGCTCAATGCCAGTTGGCCGAAACGCTGATGGGTCACGCCCTGGCTCTGCAGGCACTTGCCGATGACGGCGGAGCTGCTGACCATCAGCATAGCCGCGAAAAAGAGGCTGGCGTCCGCCCCTAGCCCGATCCAGCCCGCCACCGCCCTGGCGATGGTAAGCGTCAGCAAAGCCGTGCAAAGACAGGCGATCACCATGCCCATGCCGAGCTGTTTGAAACGTTGGATACGAAAGCTCAGCCCGATGGTGAACATCAGAAAGATGAGTCCAAGCTGCGAAAGCAGGTGGATGCGGGCCGTGTCGGTGACGTAGATGAAGGTGATCTGCGGCGTGCCGACGATGATGCCTGCCAGCAAGTAGCCCACTACCGGAGACAGGTTGACGCTTTTGCACAAGCCGGCCGCGATGATGGCGGACACAAGTATGACCGCGAGGTCTTGAATGAGGTAAAGGGGCTCGTAGGTCAGCATGGCTTGGACTGCGGTTATGCGGCGGAGCCCGCCGCTTTTCAAGCCTCAGTGAAACGCGACCGGTCCAAGATTCGATCGCATCGGAATCGCACAGCCACGCAGGCCTGCTCAGACGACGTTTGCCAGGGAAATGGAGGAGACTCGGCGGGCTATTCGGCTTAAAGATGAAAACGAGTCTCAAAAGCAACTTGACCTTTGGGCTGGTGTTCCTATCGCTAACGATCTTGCGACTCATTCTCATAAAACTGCATCTTTATCTCGGCCTGGTGGGCGGCGCTCTGTTGAGCGTGATCGCCATCACGGGGGCCTTGTATGCCTACGAGCCGCAGTTGAGGGCTTGGTGGAGCGAGAAGATTGAGGCCTGGACTCCGGCGTCGGTCCTCAGCCCTCGGGAGTTGAACGAGACCGTTTGGTCGTGGGGAGTGGACGGCGCGGCCACGGCGTATCGGTGGCCGGAGGACGATCAGGCCCCTGTTTGGGTGATCTGGCGAACGGAGCAGGGAGAGCGTCTAGACTTCATGCTTGATCCGAGCACGGGCCAGCGCCTGCCGCGGGCGGAGGCGGCGCGGGTGTTCTTTCATGGCGTCCTGGACATTCACCGCACCTTGACCATGGGCGAGGCGGGCACGAAGATCGTGGGCGGAGCATCGGCTGCCTTGCTGGTCTTGACGATTAGCGGCCTGTTTATCGGGGTGCGTCGGTGGCGGGACGCTAAGCGCGTCTGGATTCCTGCGAGGTCGGAAAGTCGCTCCAGGCATCCCTCGGTTCGTTGGCGTTTTCTGCACCGCATCGTCGGAGCTTGGGGAACGCCGTGGCTGCTGTTGATGCCGCTGACGGGGATGGTGTGGAGCTTCGACACGTATTCGGCCTTCTTGAAGCAGCTCGGAGGTCCGCCCCAGTTTCCCGCTTATCCCACCTTGCAGGCGAGCGGCGAGGGAGATGCAGCCGTGGATTTGGATCGAATCTGGGAGAATTGTCTTACCAAGGTGCCGCAGCAAACCGCCATGCGCTTGATGCTGCCGACCAGTCCGAGCCAGCCAGCGCGCTTCGAATGGAGCCCGGAGGCTGCGGTCTCCTTCGCTATGCGTTCGAAACTGTTTCTGGATCCGAAAACTGGATACGTTATCGAGCAGCATCCTTGGGAGGCGTTCAGCTCCGGCGAGCAGCTGGTGCGCTGGGCCTATCCGCTGCATACGGGGCGCATCGCAGGCGTCTTCGGCCAGACCGTCGCCTTTCTGGGCGCCCTCACCATGCCCTTCTTTTTCGGAACGGGACTCTATCTCTACCTTGCTCGAAGGCGAAAGCGTCGAGCGTCTGAACTTAGAACTGCAAAATAGATGAATACACTGAAACTCAACAAACACGCTTTGACCGCCACGAGCGCGGTCATGCTCGCTGCTTCGGCTTGGGCTCAGCAGGATCTGGGCGCCGCCTACGAACTGGATCCCTACACCGTGACCACTGCCACGCGGGTGGAAAAGCAGATCAGCTCGATCCCGCAAAGCGTTTCGATCGTATCCGAACAGTCGTTACAAGATCAGTTGTCGATCTCCAGCGACCTCATTTCGGCTCTTTCGCAAATGGCGCCTAGCTATTCGCCGAGCCGAGGCAAGATGACGGGTGCGGGTGAAACCTTTCGCGGTCGCAATCCGCTTTTCATGATCGACGGTGTGCCCCAGTCAAATCCGTTACGCGATGGCAGTCGCGATGGCTACACTATCGATCCCGCGATGATCGAGCGCATCGAGCTGGTGCATGGGGCCTCCGCGGCTCAGGGCATGGGGGCGACTGGCGGGATCATCAACTACGTGACCAAGCGCGCTCCTGCGGTGGACGGTTTGAACCAATGGGCGGAGTTCGGCCTCAGCTCCAGCGATCAGTTTTCCTCGGACGGGGTCGGCTATCGTTCAGCCTATGGGCTTGGCTATCGCCAAGGGGACCTCGGTCTTGTGGGCGGCGTGACTTACGAGTGGCGGCCCATGTCCTACGATGGCGACGGAAACTTGGTCGGCATCGACAACGTCCAAGGCGACACCATGAACTCTAGCGCCTTGGACTTGTATGGAAAACTCACCTACCAGCTCGATGAGGACCAGGAGCTTCGTTTCATGGTTAACACCTTCGAGATGAAGCAGGATCTGGAGTACGTGCAGGTGGCCGGCGATCGCGAGGCGGGCGTACCGACGACTTCAATCGAAGGAGAAACCATCGGCAAAGCGACGCAGAACGATGTGACAACCCTGTCCGCTAGCTATCGTCACAACGCGATCGGCGGCGGGAAGCTGTCGGTCGATCTCTTCGCCAACGACTTCGCCGCGACCTACGGCGGTGGCACCTATGGGACCTTCATCTACGAGGGTGAGCTGATATTCGACCAGTCGGAAAACCAGTCCGAAAAGAAGGGGGCGAAGGTCACCTTCGTGCGCGATCTGGACGAGTATTTGAACCTCGGTCTGGTCACGGGCATCGATTTCTTCGAAGACACTACGCAGCAGGTTCTGGTGCAGACCAACCGTCAATGGGTACCGGAAACGACCTACGAAAGCTGGGCGCCGTACCTTCAGCTCGATCGCTTGGTTGGCGACTTTGTAGTGACTACGGGAGTACGCTTCGAGAACGCGAAGCTCGACGTGGGCGATTTCACTACGCTGGAGTCCTATGGAAGCCAAGAGGTCGCGGGAGGCAGCCCGGACTTCGACGAATGGCTGTTCAACCTCGGAACTACCTACCGGGCGACGGATGCCTTGACGGTTTTCGCAAGCTACACCCAAGGATTCGGCATGGCGGATGTGGGGCGTGTGCTGCGCGGAATCAACGAGCCCGGGCAGGACGTGGATGACTTTCTCGATCTAGAGCCTGTAGTGACGGACAACTACGAGCTGGGCGCTCGCTGGTCGTCGGAGAACTGGAAAGCCTCGCTCAGTGGCTACTGGTCGACCTCGGACCTTGGTAGTCGCCTGCAAGCGAACGAGGACGGCATCTATCTTGTTCGTCGCGAGAAGACGGAAATCTGGGGCGCGGAGGCCGAACTCGAGCGCGACCTGGATGCCCGTTCCAGCATCGGCGGCGTATTCGCTTGGGTAGACGGCAAGTCGGATACGGATGGTGATGGCGAAGTGGATACACGTTTGAACGGAGCTAACATCCCGCCGGCTCGCCTCAACCTCTATTGGAATCGAGTGTGGGGCGAGGGTTTGCGAACCCGTTTTCAAGCGTCCAACTACTTCGACAGCGACAGCAGGGGCTTCAGTGGCTATACGCTCTTCGATCTGCTGCTATCTTACGAGCTGGGAGAGGGGGCTCTTAA of the Pelagicoccus sp. SDUM812003 genome contains:
- a CDS encoding PepSY-associated TM helix domain-containing protein, with the translated sequence MKTSLKSNLTFGLVFLSLTILRLILIKLHLYLGLVGGALLSVIAITGALYAYEPQLRAWWSEKIEAWTPASVLSPRELNETVWSWGVDGAATAYRWPEDDQAPVWVIWRTEQGERLDFMLDPSTGQRLPRAEAARVFFHGVLDIHRTLTMGEAGTKIVGGASAALLVLTISGLFIGVRRWRDAKRVWIPARSESRSRHPSVRWRFLHRIVGAWGTPWLLLMPLTGMVWSFDTYSAFLKQLGGPPQFPAYPTLQASGEGDAAVDLDRIWENCLTKVPQQTAMRLMLPTSPSQPARFEWSPEAAVSFAMRSKLFLDPKTGYVIEQHPWEAFSSGEQLVRWAYPLHTGRIAGVFGQTVAFLGALTMPFFFGTGLYLYLARRRKRRASELRTAK
- a CDS encoding cation:proton antiporter, with protein sequence MLTYEPLYLIQDLAVILVSAIIAAGLCKSVNLSPVVGYLLAGIIVGTPQITFIYVTDTARIHLLSQLGLIFLMFTIGLSFRIQRFKQLGMGMVIACLCTALLTLTIARAVAGWIGLGADASLFFAAMLMVSSSAVIGKCLQSQGVTHQRFGQLALSITLCEDIVAIVLLTILGSYAAMDVESASSSLKLATQVGMLIGFITLLLLPGIIFVPRTLKRISRMRSDKEELQTLFVCAVLFAMALLTLLSGYSLALGSFLCGVLVAESKQSRQISGSFSGLKDLFAAVFFVAIGMSIDISLFGDAALLIAVGSALALALRPLAATLGLLLTCEEPVDATRAGLSLSPIGEFSFVIANLGVAAGVLEPRFQAAAVGIAFVTAILSPWIIQRNDGIANALNPGRLKWIGFGLSAYRKIWTGFSKRQKSSILLRLLKPRIPQIVAELLFVSAILAFSSPIYAQLAKYPPTMELLERGAYRISYWIVVAALALTPTIALARNLNAMSLLVGDALTQQLPHGSPAKRAIILLLRGLGLSFLALWLINLIPFSWIGPYGLAATLLCVLILIAVGWRRMVFLHSQATYSITQTVTTNNSSEEEELALDKARREWGIQLEETLLSSSGISGRSLADLEIRERTGATIVGIERQGHYLPSIGPNTHLFAGDRVFATGSMESLRKLRDLFAKDTETDLDDAIDYSAAILETVIVPEASECLGKSLKSLNWPRLLGVQVVAIRKKGEETRHAQASDLIEAGDLLLLVGVPSSLAAAKQALSTPGPRVN
- a CDS encoding TonB-dependent receptor codes for the protein MNTLKLNKHALTATSAVMLAASAWAQQDLGAAYELDPYTVTTATRVEKQISSIPQSVSIVSEQSLQDQLSISSDLISALSQMAPSYSPSRGKMTGAGETFRGRNPLFMIDGVPQSNPLRDGSRDGYTIDPAMIERIELVHGASAAQGMGATGGIINYVTKRAPAVDGLNQWAEFGLSSSDQFSSDGVGYRSAYGLGYRQGDLGLVGGVTYEWRPMSYDGDGNLVGIDNVQGDTMNSSALDLYGKLTYQLDEDQELRFMVNTFEMKQDLEYVQVAGDREAGVPTTSIEGETIGKATQNDVTTLSASYRHNAIGGGKLSVDLFANDFAATYGGGTYGTFIYEGELIFDQSENQSEKKGAKVTFVRDLDEYLNLGLVTGIDFFEDTTQQVLVQTNRQWVPETTYESWAPYLQLDRLVGDFVVTTGVRFENAKLDVGDFTTLESYGSQEVAGGSPDFDEWLFNLGTTYRATDALTVFASYTQGFGMADVGRVLRGINEPGQDVDDFLDLEPVVTDNYELGARWSSENWKASLSGYWSTSDLGSRLQANEDGIYLVRREKTEIWGAEAELERDLDARSSIGGVFAWVDGKSDTDGDGEVDTRLNGANIPPARLNLYWNRVWGEGLRTRFQASNYFDSDSRGFSGYTLFDLLLSYELGEGALKVGLENVFDKQYITYYSQTVGNDSRYFAGRGRTLTAKYSFEF